In one Thunnus maccoyii chromosome 12, fThuMac1.1, whole genome shotgun sequence genomic region, the following are encoded:
- the LOC121908634 gene encoding beta-1,3-galactosyltransferase 2, with protein MQWRRRHCCAHTAKLLYLLSLLGVLIFLVHQVWLPRLNGMPWWRGHPVVYGGGGLQTIKARWNMSSQHSMWRFVIVPQPTFKADTNISSHEKEAVSPPQGDPSFENSLAANTSQSEEGDLSSTITHGPFPYIINEPDKCAESRPAPFLVLLIATEARQVEARNAIRQTWGNESVAPALGFIRLFLLGKNEGELGLLQQRMLEAERRRYHDIIQQDFLDSYKNLTIKTLMGMNWVAVHCPQASYVMKTDSDMFVNTEYLIHKLLRPELKPKKNYFTGNNMRGFAPNRNKNSKWYMPPELYPSDKYPTFCSGTGYVFSGDLARKIYRASLSIRHLHLEDVYVGICLAKLQIEPTPPPNEFLFNHWRVSYSSCKYSHLITSHGFHPNELLKYWHHLQSNKRDACINTLKERVGRTHSNRMNGEKVAQ; from the coding sequence ATGCAGTGGAGACGACGCCACTGCTGTGCACATACAGCTAAACTTCTCTATCTCCTCTCACTACTGGGTGTGCTGATCTTTCTGGTTCATCAGGTGTGGCTGCCTAGGCTCAATGGTATGCCATGGTGGAGAGGCCATCCTGTGGTGTACGGAGGTGGTGGACTTCAGACCATCAAAGCCAGATGGAACATGAGCTCCCAACATTCAATGTGGAGGTTTGTGATTGTTCCTCAGCCGACTTTCAAGGCTGACACTAACATCAGCTCCCATGAGAAGGAAGCTGTCTCCCCTCCTCAGGGAGACCCAAGTTTTGAGAACTCTCTGGCAGCCAACACTAGCCAAAGTGAAGAGGGAGACCTTAGTAGCACAATAACCCATGGGCCTTTCCCTTATATCATCAACGAGCCGGATAAATGTGCAGAGAGCAGACCTGCGCCGTTTCTGGTGTTGCTGATAGCCACTGAGGCTCGGCAGGTGGAAGCGAGGAATGCCATACGGCAGACGTGGGGGAATGAGAGTGTGGCTCCAGCTCTGGGATTCATCCGCCTGTTTCTGCTAGGGAAAAATGAGGGGGAGCTGGGGCTTTTACAGCAAAGGATGCTAGAAGCAGAAAGACGGAGGTATCATGATATCATTCAGCAGGACTTTCTGGATTCCTACAAAAACCTGACCATAAAGACATTGATGGGAATGAACTGGGTGGCAGTGCACTGCCCGCAAGCCAGCTATGTCATGAAGACAGACAGCGACATGTTTGTCAACACAGAGTACCTCATCCACAAGCTGCTCAGGCCAGAACTGAAGCCCAAGAAGAACTACTTCACGGGCAACAACATGAGAGGATTTGCTCCCAACCgaaataaaaacagcaagtGGTACATGCCCCCTGAGCTGTACCCGAGTGACAAGTAtcccaccttctgctccggGACTGGTTACGTTTTCTCGGGAGACTTGGCGAGAAAAATTTACAGAGCATCTCTGAGTATCCGACATCTGCATCTGGAAGACGTGTATGTGGGAATATGCCTGGCCAAGCTCCAGATTGAGCCCACGCCACCACCAAATGAGTTCCTATTCAACCACTGGCGGGTGTCTTACTCCAGCTGCAAGTACAGCCATCTCATAACATCACACGGGTTTCATCCCAATGAACTACTTAAATACTGGCATCACCTGCAAAGCAACAAACGCGATGCCTGCATCAACACATTAAAGGAGAGAGTGGGAAGGACACACAGCAACCGAATGAATGGAGAGAAAGTAGCTCAGTAA